One Echeneis naucrates chromosome 1, fEcheNa1.1, whole genome shotgun sequence DNA segment encodes these proteins:
- the LOC115036885 gene encoding malate dehydrogenase, cytoplasmic-like isoform X1, which produces MLTLLTSVYLVVRAVSPQAEPIRVLVTGAAGQIAYSLLYSIAKGDVFGKDQPIILVLLDIPPMLPVLDGVVMELQDCALPLLREVIPTDKVEVGFKDLDAAILVGSMPRKEGMERKDLLKANVAIFKTQGAALDKYAKKTVKVLVVGNPANTNCLIASKSAPSIPKENFSCLTRLDHNRASSQVAMRCGVSSDKVKNVIIWGNHSSTQYPDVHHAKVNVHGSEMAAYDAIKDDAWLRGDFISTVQLRGAAVIKARKLSSAMSAAKAICDHMRDIWFGTKEGEFISMGVYAGGNSYGIPEDLIYSFPVQIKNKTWKVVDGLSINDFSRAKMDATAAELVEERDTALDFLSQ; this is translated from the exons gcTGAACCCATCCGTGTTCTGGTTACTGGTGCCGCTGGTCAGATCGCCTACTCTCTGCTGTACAGCATCGCCAAGGGAGATGTGTTCGGGAAGGACCAG CCAATCATCTTGGTCCTGCTGGACATCCCCCCCATGCTGCCGGTCCTGGACGGAGTCGTCATGGAGCTGCAGGACTGCGCCCTCCCCCTGCTGAGGG AGGTCATCCCTACGGACAAGGTGGAGGTGGGCTTCAAGGACCTGGACGCCGCCATCTTGGTGGGCTCCATGCCCAGGAAGGAGGGCATGGAGAGGAAGGACCTGCTGAAGGCCAACGTGGCCATCTTCAAGACGCAGGGCGCCGCTCTGGACAAGTACGCCAAGAAGACGGTCAAG GTTCTGGTGGTTGGTAATCCAGCCAACACCAACTGTCTGATTGCTTCAAAGTCAGCCCCCTCCATCCCCAAAGAGAACTTCTCCTGCCTCACCCGACTGGACCACAACAGAGCCTCCTCCCAG GTAGCGATGCGTTGCGGTGTGTCCTCTGACAAGGTGAAGAACGTAATCATCTGGGGAAACCACTCCTCCACCCAGTACCCCGACGTCCACCATGCCAAGGTCAACGTCCACGGCTCTGAGATGGCCGCCTATGACGCCATCAAGGACGACGCCTGGCTCAGAGGAGACTTCATCTCT ACAGTGCAGCTGCGTGGCGCAGCCGTCATCAAGGCCAGGAAGCTGTCCAGCGCCATGTCTGCTGCCAAGGCCATCTGCGACCACATGAGGGACATCTGGTTCGGCACCAAGGAG GGCGAGTTCATCTCCATGGGCGTGTATGCTGGCGGAAACTCCTACGGCATCCCGGAGGACCTCATCTACTCCTTCCCCGTCCAGATCAAG AACAAGACCTGGAAAGTCGTTGATGGACTCTCCATCAATGACTTCTCCCGCGCCAAGATGGAcgccacagcagcagagctggtggaggagcgAGACACCGCCCTTGACTTCCTGTCCCAGTGA
- the LOC115036885 gene encoding malate dehydrogenase, cytoplasmic-like isoform X2, translating into MAEPIRVLVTGAAGQIAYSLLYSIAKGDVFGKDQPIILVLLDIPPMLPVLDGVVMELQDCALPLLREVIPTDKVEVGFKDLDAAILVGSMPRKEGMERKDLLKANVAIFKTQGAALDKYAKKTVKVLVVGNPANTNCLIASKSAPSIPKENFSCLTRLDHNRASSQVAMRCGVSSDKVKNVIIWGNHSSTQYPDVHHAKVNVHGSEMAAYDAIKDDAWLRGDFISTVQLRGAAVIKARKLSSAMSAAKAICDHMRDIWFGTKEGEFISMGVYAGGNSYGIPEDLIYSFPVQIKNKTWKVVDGLSINDFSRAKMDATAAELVEERDTALDFLSQ; encoded by the exons gcTGAACCCATCCGTGTTCTGGTTACTGGTGCCGCTGGTCAGATCGCCTACTCTCTGCTGTACAGCATCGCCAAGGGAGATGTGTTCGGGAAGGACCAG CCAATCATCTTGGTCCTGCTGGACATCCCCCCCATGCTGCCGGTCCTGGACGGAGTCGTCATGGAGCTGCAGGACTGCGCCCTCCCCCTGCTGAGGG AGGTCATCCCTACGGACAAGGTGGAGGTGGGCTTCAAGGACCTGGACGCCGCCATCTTGGTGGGCTCCATGCCCAGGAAGGAGGGCATGGAGAGGAAGGACCTGCTGAAGGCCAACGTGGCCATCTTCAAGACGCAGGGCGCCGCTCTGGACAAGTACGCCAAGAAGACGGTCAAG GTTCTGGTGGTTGGTAATCCAGCCAACACCAACTGTCTGATTGCTTCAAAGTCAGCCCCCTCCATCCCCAAAGAGAACTTCTCCTGCCTCACCCGACTGGACCACAACAGAGCCTCCTCCCAG GTAGCGATGCGTTGCGGTGTGTCCTCTGACAAGGTGAAGAACGTAATCATCTGGGGAAACCACTCCTCCACCCAGTACCCCGACGTCCACCATGCCAAGGTCAACGTCCACGGCTCTGAGATGGCCGCCTATGACGCCATCAAGGACGACGCCTGGCTCAGAGGAGACTTCATCTCT ACAGTGCAGCTGCGTGGCGCAGCCGTCATCAAGGCCAGGAAGCTGTCCAGCGCCATGTCTGCTGCCAAGGCCATCTGCGACCACATGAGGGACATCTGGTTCGGCACCAAGGAG GGCGAGTTCATCTCCATGGGCGTGTATGCTGGCGGAAACTCCTACGGCATCCCGGAGGACCTCATCTACTCCTTCCCCGTCCAGATCAAG AACAAGACCTGGAAAGTCGTTGATGGACTCTCCATCAATGACTTCTCCCGCGCCAAGATGGAcgccacagcagcagagctggtggaggagcgAGACACCGCCCTTGACTTCCTGTCCCAGTGA
- the LOC115060770 gene encoding UTP--glucose-1-phosphate uridylyltransferase-like isoform X1 → MSLLIADLTSAAMSEFQEKLRQQHKDSMHRELEALLVTAKKEEAEISRKDFDGFQKLFHRFLQVKGPSIDWAKIDRPPEESVQPYDKIKAKGLPDNIAASLNKLAVVKLNGGLGTSMGCKGPKSLISVRNENTFLDLTVQQIEHLNKAFHTDVPLVLMNSFNTDEDTKKILQKYKHHKVKIHTFNQSRYPRINKESLLPIAKNMGLNGDHAEAWYPPGHGDIYASFHNSGLLEKLIAEGKEYIFVSNIDNLGATVDLFILNHLMSQPADKRCEFIMEVTDKTRADVKGGTLIQYENHLRLLEIAQVPKAHVDEFKSVTKFKIFNTNNLWISLPAMKRLQEKNSMDLEIIVNPKTLDGGLNVIQLETAVGAAIKSFDNAMGVNVPRSRFLPVKTSSDLLLVMSNLYSLDAGSLTMSKRREFPTTPHVKLGSSFTKVQQFLARFESIPDMLELDHLTVSGDVTFGKNVSLKGTVIIIANHGDRIDIPAGAMLENKIVSGNLRILDH, encoded by the exons ATGTCTCTGCTCATCGCCG ACTTGACCTCCGCAGCCATGTCGGAGTTCCAGGAGAAGCTCCGTCAGCAGCACAAGGATTCGATGCACCGCGAGCTGGAGGCGCTGCTGGTTACGGCCAAGAAGGAGGAGGCGGAG ATCTCCAGGAAAGACTTCGATGGCTTCCAGAAGCTCTTCCACAGGTTCCTCCAGGTCAAAGGTCCCTCCATCGACTGGGCCAAGATCGACCGGCCGCCGGAGGAGTCG GTCCAGCCCTACGACAAGATCAAGGCCAAGGGTCTCCCTGACAACATCGCCGCCAGCCTCAACAAGCTCGCCGTGGTCAAACTGAACGGCGGTCTGGGAACCAGCATGGGCTGCAAAGGCCCCAAGAGTCTGATCAGCGTCCGCAACGAGAACACTTTCCTGGACCTGACGGTGCAGCAGATCGAG catcTGAACAAAGCGTTTCACACCGACGTTCCGCTCGTCCTCATGAACTCCTTCAACACTGACGAAGACACGAAGAAGATCCTGCAGAAATACAAACACCACAAGGTCAAGATCCACACCTTCAACCAGAGCag GTATCCGAGGATCAACAAGGAGTCGCTGCTGCCGATCGCCAAAAACATGGGCCTGAACGGAGACCACGCCGAGGCCTGGTACCCGCCGGGTCACGGAGACATCTACGCCAGCTTCCACAACTCAGGGCTGCTGGAAAAACTCATCGCCGAGGGGAAGGAGTACATCTTCGTGTCCAACATCGACAACCTGGGCGCCACCGTCGACCTCTTCATCCTCAACCACCTGATGAGCCAGCCGGCCGACAAGCGCTGCGAGTTCATCATGGAGGTCACCGACAAGACCAGAGCCGACGTCAAG GGCGGTACCTTGATCCAGTATGAGAACCACCTGAGGCTGCTGGAGATCGCTCAGGTTCCGAAGGCCCACGTCGACGAGTTCAAGTCCGTCACCAAGTTCAAGATCTTCAACACCAACAACCTGTGGATCTCACTGCCCGCCATGAAGAGGCTGCAGGAGAAGAACAGCATGGACCTGGAGATCATCGTCAACCCCAAG ACGCTGGACGGCGGTCTAAACGTCATCCAGTTGGAGACGGCGGTCGGCGCCGCCATCAAGAGCTTCGACAACGCCATGGGAGTGAACGTCCCCCGCAGCCGCTTCCTGCCGGTGAAGACGTCGTCCGACCTGCTGCTGGTGATGTCCAACCTCTACAGTCTGGACGCCGGCTCGCTCACCATGAGCAAGAGGCGCGAATTCCCCACGACGCCGCACGTCAAGCTGGGCAGCTCTTTCACCAAG GTCCAGCAGTTCCTGGCTCGGTTCGAGAGCATCCCGGACATGCTGGAGTTGGACCACCTGACCGTGTCCGGAGACGTCACCTTCGGGAAGAACGTCTCCCTGAAG GGAaccgtcatcatcatcgccaATCATGGCGACCGGATCGATATTCCCGCCGGAGCGATGCTGGAGAACAAGATTGTTTCAGGAAACCTGCGGATCCTCGACCACTga
- the LOC115060770 gene encoding UTP--glucose-1-phosphate uridylyltransferase-like isoform X2 — protein sequence MSEFQEKLRQQHKDSMHRELEALLVTAKKEEAEISRKDFDGFQKLFHRFLQVKGPSIDWAKIDRPPEESVQPYDKIKAKGLPDNIAASLNKLAVVKLNGGLGTSMGCKGPKSLISVRNENTFLDLTVQQIEHLNKAFHTDVPLVLMNSFNTDEDTKKILQKYKHHKVKIHTFNQSRYPRINKESLLPIAKNMGLNGDHAEAWYPPGHGDIYASFHNSGLLEKLIAEGKEYIFVSNIDNLGATVDLFILNHLMSQPADKRCEFIMEVTDKTRADVKGGTLIQYENHLRLLEIAQVPKAHVDEFKSVTKFKIFNTNNLWISLPAMKRLQEKNSMDLEIIVNPKTLDGGLNVIQLETAVGAAIKSFDNAMGVNVPRSRFLPVKTSSDLLLVMSNLYSLDAGSLTMSKRREFPTTPHVKLGSSFTKVQQFLARFESIPDMLELDHLTVSGDVTFGKNVSLKGTVIIIANHGDRIDIPAGAMLENKIVSGNLRILDH from the exons ATGTCGGAGTTCCAGGAGAAGCTCCGTCAGCAGCACAAGGATTCGATGCACCGCGAGCTGGAGGCGCTGCTGGTTACGGCCAAGAAGGAGGAGGCGGAG ATCTCCAGGAAAGACTTCGATGGCTTCCAGAAGCTCTTCCACAGGTTCCTCCAGGTCAAAGGTCCCTCCATCGACTGGGCCAAGATCGACCGGCCGCCGGAGGAGTCG GTCCAGCCCTACGACAAGATCAAGGCCAAGGGTCTCCCTGACAACATCGCCGCCAGCCTCAACAAGCTCGCCGTGGTCAAACTGAACGGCGGTCTGGGAACCAGCATGGGCTGCAAAGGCCCCAAGAGTCTGATCAGCGTCCGCAACGAGAACACTTTCCTGGACCTGACGGTGCAGCAGATCGAG catcTGAACAAAGCGTTTCACACCGACGTTCCGCTCGTCCTCATGAACTCCTTCAACACTGACGAAGACACGAAGAAGATCCTGCAGAAATACAAACACCACAAGGTCAAGATCCACACCTTCAACCAGAGCag GTATCCGAGGATCAACAAGGAGTCGCTGCTGCCGATCGCCAAAAACATGGGCCTGAACGGAGACCACGCCGAGGCCTGGTACCCGCCGGGTCACGGAGACATCTACGCCAGCTTCCACAACTCAGGGCTGCTGGAAAAACTCATCGCCGAGGGGAAGGAGTACATCTTCGTGTCCAACATCGACAACCTGGGCGCCACCGTCGACCTCTTCATCCTCAACCACCTGATGAGCCAGCCGGCCGACAAGCGCTGCGAGTTCATCATGGAGGTCACCGACAAGACCAGAGCCGACGTCAAG GGCGGTACCTTGATCCAGTATGAGAACCACCTGAGGCTGCTGGAGATCGCTCAGGTTCCGAAGGCCCACGTCGACGAGTTCAAGTCCGTCACCAAGTTCAAGATCTTCAACACCAACAACCTGTGGATCTCACTGCCCGCCATGAAGAGGCTGCAGGAGAAGAACAGCATGGACCTGGAGATCATCGTCAACCCCAAG ACGCTGGACGGCGGTCTAAACGTCATCCAGTTGGAGACGGCGGTCGGCGCCGCCATCAAGAGCTTCGACAACGCCATGGGAGTGAACGTCCCCCGCAGCCGCTTCCTGCCGGTGAAGACGTCGTCCGACCTGCTGCTGGTGATGTCCAACCTCTACAGTCTGGACGCCGGCTCGCTCACCATGAGCAAGAGGCGCGAATTCCCCACGACGCCGCACGTCAAGCTGGGCAGCTCTTTCACCAAG GTCCAGCAGTTCCTGGCTCGGTTCGAGAGCATCCCGGACATGCTGGAGTTGGACCACCTGACCGTGTCCGGAGACGTCACCTTCGGGAAGAACGTCTCCCTGAAG GGAaccgtcatcatcatcgccaATCATGGCGACCGGATCGATATTCCCGCCGGAGCGATGCTGGAGAACAAGATTGTTTCAGGAAACCTGCGGATCCTCGACCACTga